The following proteins are encoded in a genomic region of Dermatophagoides farinae isolate YC_2012a chromosome 8, ASM2471394v1, whole genome shotgun sequence:
- the LOC124495682 gene encoding uncharacterized protein LOC124495682, whose amino-acid sequence MIATLIDKMSNRYNPAQLPPTVGVLFENIHQDFGGISNFWDDAAIEYLNRKRLAILNDWDRNKKLEKITDFVSYNLRKTPDQNEIAPFMLPSMINQNSTISFSPSVQKRISEEKKNWEPFYIYLFSKTYDELVISGTKSPIISREKCEIGLRRLDLRRSEEIDAMMNALIDYEILAFIYEKFGQNIGRIGRVILLAGMEKLNYAITLSLFSETVISSNTLLEILENIHIFNKNLFVRKPSIRQALSSYLIYLLNKLDTDVDDVKFVLHMARRFVYYLNRIRLIPPESRSFNRSQAKDQSSYSLQYSHWFAACVVPRYTRCFPLYLACDTFGFDFLHSLIRYLKPDFKPLETDNYSVQDFFERIECEFLDQDKPFWSDIFRTNLTPIDVLLVNIQDQLINAHCEKTNSSGDSLMKSLLQRFYRFYERLLRFKPFCDNFWSCSHALLDASTIDSSCENDESEGDEADADDDGNEFNHSGAELVMPSCNFCDKDKFLYCFVHNRINEQPYCRQQERIILTPNTFPKEWIERFLIKLNDDEIVIAIFTTKHFDPYRLKLLQRVEYFFPVGDPEDQSYRLVINDHLLSEVKRPLLIKYLQNVRPKSELYRNVCGIFNQIITESVGKFRRLQRIESIGNGLESLRPNMEFHRLLYTSFVTNVNTNMLTDMLSFLIGHTPQHDSLFGLDSTSGGTVQFVLINNQFMKKWDERYKQWLICIQNVFSYQLPRMGKDYITRLVFDPRHLTLALIKNGYRAIGGINFRPFITQGFSEIVFCAVSSDEQVKGYGTRMMNHLKDYHLSQGIFYFLTYADSYAIGYFKKLGFSKYVTLPKERYQGFIKEYDGATLMECRLDPRLSYNGLGQVLQMQRIIVQKMVEMKQKTNQSKTFSYKFTADHRIVPLSFIQRKNRTNIKFDTNDVDFIDHSKDLYQTFKSILGKLKSHDASWPFVGPVDEIEAPNYYDVIRYPMDLTTMSQRLKRHYYVNVHLFHCDVKRVFFNCRTFNSEDTEYFKMANTLERYYLSLMKEHGLLVKSLRDEKAVSSTSIKHWDHDRHQKSSSMDHDSNRDSD is encoded by the exons ATGATAGCTactttgattgataaaatgtCAAATCGTTATAATCCTGCGCAACTTCCGCCCACCGTTGGTGTTTTGTTTGAGAACATCCATCAAGATTTTGGCggtatttcaaatttttgggATGATGCAGCCATCGAATATTTGAATCGTAAACGGTTGGCTATACTAAATGATTGGGATcgtaataaaaaattggaaaaaattacggattttgtttcatataatCTACGCAAGACACCTGATCAGAATGAAATAGCGCCATTTATGTTaccatcaatgatcaatcaaaattcaaccaTATCATTTTCTCCATCGGTACAGAAACGAATTtctgaagagaaaaaaaattgggaaccattttacatttatttattttcgaaAACCTATGACGAGCTTGTTATTTCGGGCACTAAATCACCTATTATTTCGCGggaaaaatgtgaaattgGTTTACGACGGCTAGATTTACGACGATCTGAAGAAATCGATGCAATGATGAACGCGCttattgattatgaaattcTTGCTTTTATCTACGAAAAATTTGGCCAAAATATTGGCCGAATAGGACGAGTAATACTGTTGGCCGGTATGGAAAAACTTAATTATGCCATCACTCTAAGCCTTTTTTCCGAAACTGTGATCTCATCAAATACATTGCTCGAAATCCTAGAAAATATccatattttcaacaaaaatctatTCGTCCGAAAACCCTCTATTCGTCAGGCATTAAGTAGTTACCTCATATACCTGTTGAACAAACTCGATACGGATGTGGATGATGTCAAATTCGTATTGCACATGGCACGAAGATTCGTTTACTATTTGAATCGGATCCGTTTGATTCCACCAGAGAGCCGATCATTCAATCGATCCCAGGCTAAAGATCAATCCTCATATAGTCTACAGTATTCCCATTGGTTTGCCGCTTGTGTCGTTCCTCGATACACTCGATG TTTTCCATTGTATTTAGCTTGCGATACATTCGGTTTTGATTTTctacattcattgattcgcTATTTGAAACCAGATTTCAAACCACTGGAAACTGACAATTATTCTGTACAGGATTTTTTCGAACGtattgaatgtgaatttcTTGATCAAGACAAACCATTCTGGTCTGATATATTCAGAACGAATCTAACACCCATCGATGTCCTGTTGGTGAATATTCaagatcaattaattaatgctCATTGTGAAAAAACTAACAGTAGTGGTGACTCTTTGATGAAATCTCTGCTACAACGATTTTATCGGTTTTATGAACGTTTACTTCGATTCAAACCGTTTTGTGATAATTTCTGGTCTTGCAGCCATGCATTATTGGATGCTAGCACTATTGATTCATCctgtgaaaatgatgaatccgAAGGTGATGAAGCGGATGCGgacgatgatggtaatgaattcaatcataGTGGTGCCGAATTAGTCATGCCTAGTTGTAATTTCTGTGATAAAGATAAATTcctttattgttttgttcataatCGAATCAATGAGCAGCCATATTGTAGACAACAAGAACGAATAATTCTTACACCGAATACTTTTCCAAAAGAATGGATCGAACGTTTcctaatcaaattgaatgatgatgagattgtTATCGCCATTTTCACGACCAAACATTTTGATCCATACCGTTTGAAACTTTTGCAACGTGTtgagtatttttttcccgttgGTGATCCTGAAGATCAATCTTATCGTCTGGTTATCAACGATCATTTATTATCCGAAGTGAAGCGACcattattaatcaaatatCTACAAAATGTACGACCTAAAAGTGAATTATATCGCAATGTTTGtggaattttcaatcaaattattacaGAATCGGTCGGAAAATTTCGCCGATTACAACGAATAGAATCGATTGGTAATGGGTTGGAAAGCTTGAGGCCAAATATGGAATTTCATCGACTGTTGTACACATCGTTCGTAACGAATGTCAATACAAACATGTTGACCGATATGCTATCGTTTTTGATTGGCCACACGCCTCAACATGATTCATTATTCGGTTTAGATTCAACCAGTGGTGGAActgttcaatttgttttgattaacaatcaatttatgaaaaaatgggATGAACGCTATAAACAATGGCTCATATGCATACAGAATGTTTTCTCCTATCAATTACCACGAATGGGCAAAGATTACATTACCCGATTGGTATTTGATCCTCGCCATCTGACATTGGCATTGATTAAAAACGGTTATCGAGCTATAGGTGGTATCAATTTTCGTCCATTCATAACGCAAGGCTTTTCCGAAATTGTTTTCTGTGCCGTCAGTTCTGATGAACAAGTGAAAGGTTATGGTACgagaatgatgaatcatcttAAAGATTATCATCTATCACAAGgaattttttactttcttACATACGCTGACTCATATGCTATCGGATATTTCAAGAAATTAGGTTTCAGCAAATATGTAACGCTACCAAAAGAACGTTATCAAGGGTTCATCAAAGAATATGATGGTGCTACATTGATGGAATGTCGTCTAGATCCTCGATTATCATATAATGGTCTTGGCCAAGTGTTACAGATGCAACGAATAATTGTACAGAAAATGGtcgaaatgaaacaaaagacAAACCAATCGAAAACTTTTTCATACAAATTCACTGCCGATCATCGTATCGTACCATTAAGTTTTATACAACGTAAAAATCGAACAAATATTAAATTCGATACAAACGATGTtgatttcattgatcattcgAAAGACCTCTACCAAACATTCAAATCTATATTAGGGAAACTTAAATCACACGATGCTTCATGGCCATTTGTTGGGCCAGTTGATGAAATCGAAGCACCCAATTATTATGACGTCATACGATATCCAATGGACTTGACCACAATGTCTCAACGCCTTAAACGACATTATTATGTTAATGTTCATCTATTTCACTGCGATGTTAAACGTGTATTCTTCAATTGTCGTACGTTCAACAGCGAAGATACGGAATATTTTAAAATGGCCAATACTCTTGAACGATATTATCTTAGTTTAATGAAAGAACATGGCCTGTTGGTCAAATCATTGCGTGATGAAAAGGCcgtatcatcaacatcgattaAGCATTGGGATCATGATAGACaccaaaaatcatcatccatggATCATGATTCAAATCGTGATTCGgattga
- the LOC124495681 gene encoding ubiquitin-protein ligase E3C, whose amino-acid sequence MSNSCFNGDFRQKPKQSLGGVNRNLKREQLIQQAAQERKQREEFRKHTQIAIKLQSQIRKYLTCKNWYESLRADFDSKRSQLGDEIFIYNNNNNGDINKQPFRLYDDLHYLAIRFVRFHSYPIDKERLLFINKLLINNQTMILSRQHGLHWLKYVFAYNSSTLAHLLDHFPSNLEEFKLILNTFQCYLNENKLSQTLMDQIWDYLVRNDYMKNIQSILCKIRAIESIGDNFFETVYDVLLRRLLSLQQLSESNQFLLIEHFLSQFLSGLNDFKLLNELLQTICQSRPPLLATENIIRAFTNLDSQSILIQQYLIIFYSAIKLIIQPLHHQMIPNHASNQVIQDYLNILRLFSHRLFAHFRAKPSFNYIYKRGLSLDRHEIADSMEIQDNNDDDDDDFDEDSDYMDSVRRKTPDDERLLFYVKQIFSLLNTAENCNIIIRFIDNHLATTVADSEGQSSTAVMKNALISLSSISHLMLFFYPNAIHHNRMLHTLAFNSNFLKKLWNFVLNESGTVMPFAESTPSTYIHILSRGLLNSSFDWPQFIPHVTIFCALFNYFLQTLDDVEFFNEYLRNNVDTGSLENNAISVYNYSVLPFKLDEIISMCSILRDVGISLIELAYQDRRIINYKINLFGSGVEETIQDEFSINCWSLLLRNLLRLLRHIYARDIRQRFCPENHWISKRTCISILPQNFNIAIKQRRRLYQEFRGIKHMNRDEIIQHGSPISVKDVINVTLIQELPFVASFCDRVKIMQSLIIFDKQNHEIDFYEVIHGRTVTIRRNYVYEDSFEKLSPTLVPSMKKIIRVQLVSALGLEETGVDGGGVFREFLAEALKSAFDPNRGLFKLTQDGFLYPNPSAQILYDNSDSHYYFIGRLLGKAIYEHMLIELPFAPFFLAKILTVNSDIEINHLASLDPVLYKNLISLKNYSGDVSDLGLDFTAVQSDFGANKIEDLKPNGANITVTNQNRIEYIHLMADYKLNKQIRGHCAAFKKGFYNVVDFDWIKMFDTKELQILISGAQTPIDLDDLMAHTVYTGNYNYNHPVIQNFWEVLTEFDENDKRKFLKFVTSCSRPPLLGFKDLCPAFCIQNAGPDPERLPTSSTCMNLLKLPEIHDKKSMKEKLMYAINSGSGFELS is encoded by the exons ATGTCAAATTCGTGTTTCAATGGTGATTTTCGTCAGAAACCTAAACAAAGTTTAGGTGGCGTCAATCGTAAT cTGAAACGTGAACAGCTCATTCAACAGGCTGCTCAAGAACGTAAACAAAGAGAAGAATTTCGTAAACATACTCAGATTGCGATCAAACTACAATCACAGATAAGGAAATATTTGACCTGCAAGAATTGG TATGAATCCTTACGAGctgattttgattcgaaaCGATCACAACTGGGCGacgaaatttttatttataataataataataatggcgaTATTAACAAACAACCATTTCGGTTATATGATGATCTACATTATCTTGCCATACGATTTGTtagatttcattcatatcctATCGATAAAGAAAGATTG ctttttatcaataaactattgatcaacaatcaaacgATGATATTATCTCGACAACATGGATTACATTGGCTAAAATATGTTTTCGCATACAATTCATCCACATTGGCTCATCTATTGGACCATTTTCCAAGTAACCTTgaagaatttaaattaattttaaacaCTTTTCAATGCTATCTTAATGAAAACAAGTTGAGCCAAACGTTAATGGATCAAATCTGGGATTATCTAGTTCGAAATgattatatgaaaaatattcaaagtATTCTGTGTAAAATTCGTGCCATAGAATCGAttggtgataatttttttgaaactgTTTATGATGTTCTACTTAGGCGTCTATTATCACTGCAACAACTTagtgaatcgaatcaattccTATTGATTGAACATTTTCTTAGTCAATTTCTATCCGGTTTGAATGATTTCAAGTTATTGAACGAATTATTGCAAACAATTTGTCAAAGTCGTCCACCATTGTTGGCCACCGAGAACATTATTCGAGCGTTCACTAATCTTGATTCCCAATCAATACTCATTCAACAATATTTAATCATATTTTATTCGGccatcaaattgatcatacaaccattacatcatcaaatgatacCAAATCACGCATCTAATCAAGTGATACAAGATTACCTGAATATACTTCGATTATTTTCTCATAGATTATTTGCACATTTTCGTGCGAAACCAAGTTTCAATTACATTTACAAACGTGGCCTATCACTTGATCGCCACGAAATAGCTGATAGCATGGAAATCCaagataataatgacgatgatgatgacgattttgACGAAGATTCCGATTATATGGATTCTGTACGGCGCAAAACACCAGATGACGAACGGCTTTTATTTTATGTGaagcaaattttttcccttttaAACACAGCCGAAAATTGTAATATAATCATCCGttttattgataatcatttggCCACTACCGTTGCCGATAGTGAAGGGCAATCATCAACGGCTGTGATGAAGAATGCCCTGATTTCATTGTCAAGTATCAGTCATCTTATGCTGTTTTTCTATCCGAACGCTATTCATCACAACAG AATGTTACATACGTTggcattcaattcaaattttctcaaaaaactatggaattttgttttgaacgAAAGTGGTACCGTCATGCCATTTGCTGAATCGACACCATCAACCTATATTCATATTCTTTCGCGTGGCcttttgaattcatcattcgattggCCACAGTTCATACCTCATGTAACCATATTCTGTGCCCTATTCAATTATTTCCTACAAACAttagatgatgttgaatttttcaacgaATATCTTAGAAATAATGTGGATACAGGCAGTTTGGAAAATAATGCCATTTCTGTGTACAACTATAGTGTATTGCCTTTTAAACTTGACGAAATCATCTCGATGTGTTCGATTCTTCGTGATGTGGGTATTTCACTGATCGAATTAGCCTATCAAGATAGGCGTATCATCAACTACAAGATCAACCTGTTTGGATCTGGTGTCGAAGAAACTATACAAGATGAATTCAGTATCAATTGTTGGAGTTTATTATTACGAAATCTATTGCGACTACTTCGACATATTTATGCTCGAGACATAAGGCAACGATTCTGTCCGGAAAATCATTGGATTTCCAAGCGAACTTGTATAAGTATTTTGccacaaaatttcaatattgcTATCAAACAACGTCGACGTTTATATCAGGAATTTCGTGGAATTAAACACATGAATCGTGATGAGATAATTCAGCATGGATCACCGATTTCGGTTAAAGACGTAATTAATGTGACGTTGATACAGGAACTACCATTTGTCGCATCATTCTGTGATCGTGTCAAGATAATgcaatcattgattatatttgataaacaaaatcatgaaattgatttctaTGAAGTCATACACGGACGAACTGTGACCATACGTCGAAATTATGTGTATGAAGATTCATTCGAAAAGTTATCACCAACATTGGTGccttcaatgaaaaaaatcattcgagTCCAATTAGTGTCTGCTCTTGGATTAGAGGAGACCGGTGTAGATGGTGGCGGGGTTTTTCGTGAATTCCTAGCAGAAGCATTGAAATCGGCATTCGATCCAAATCGAGGCCTTTTCAAACTTACACAAGATGGATTCCTTTATCCAAATCCATCAGCTCAAATTTTATATGATAACAGTGAtagccattattatttcattggCCGTTTGTTGGGCAAAGCCATTTATGAACACATGCTTATTGAATTGCCCTTTGCACCATTCTTTTTGGCCAAAATTCTCACCGTCAATTCCgacattgaaatcaatcatttggcTTCATTGGATCCGGTGTTATATAAGAATCTgatatcattgaaaaattacagTGGTGATGTTTCCGATTTAGGACTAGATTTCACGGCCGTACAATCTGACTTTGGtgcaaataaaattgaagatTTAAAACCGAATGGTGCAAACATAACTgtaacaaatcaaaatcgaattgaatatattcatcTGATGGCTGATTATAAACTAAACAAACAG atACGAGGTCATTGTGCAGCATTCAAAAAAGGTTTCTACAATGTTGTCGATTTTGATTGGatcaaaatgtttgataCGAAAGAATTACAGATATTAATATCGGGCGCACAGACGCCCATTGATCTCGATGATCTTATGGCACATACAGTGTACACCGGTAATTACAACTATAATCATCCAGTAATACAGAATTTCTGGGAAGTTCTTACAGAattcgatgaaaatgataaacgaaaatttttgaaatttgtcaCATCATGTTCAAGGCCGCCATTATTAGGTTTCAAAGATTTATGTCCAGCATTTTGCATACAGAATGCTGGTCCCGATCCTGAA